The DNA segment AACGCTCGTGTTGAGAAAGGAGCTGTTGTCAGAGACGCTGGAGGTTTGGGGATGATAATGGCCAACACTGCGGCCAGTGGTGAGGAGCTTGTTGCCGACAGTCATTTGCTTCCCGCCATTGCTGTCGGGAAGAAGACAGGTGATCTCCTCAGAGAATACATCAAATCCGATTCGAATCCAACCGCTCTTCTTGTTTTTAAAGGAACGGTTCTTGATGTTCATCCTTCTCCTGTGGTTGCTGCGTTTAGCTCTAGAGGTCCAAACACTGTGACTCCAGAGATCTTGAAACCTGACGTCATTGGTCCTGGAGTTAACATTTTGGCTGGTTGGTCTGATGCTATTGGTCCTACTGGTCTTGACAAGGACTCGAGGAGGACCCAGTTCAACATCATGTCAGGTAGGTACTTCACGGCCTTTGCGTTTCAATTACTGATTATCTATCTATATGGTCATGAAGAAAAGATCATACATGATTATTATaacatacatattttatttatggatatTATCAAGAGGGAGTTTtggaaatatattttgttttttaacatgGAAAGGGTTTTGATGTTTGTTAGGTACGTCCATGTCATGCCCACACATCAGTGGTTTAGCCGGTCTTTTGAAAGCAGCTCACCCTGAGTGGAGTCCAAGCGCCATCAAGTCAGCGCTCATGACCACAGCTTACAATCTTGACAACACAAACTCTCCTCTCCGTGATGCTGCAGATAACAGCCTCTCCAACCCACACGCTCACGGCTCGGGCCACGTAGATCCTCAAAAGGCTCTCTCGCCGGGTCTTGTCTACGACATCTCCACTGAGGAATACATCAGGTTCTTGTGCTCTCTCGACTACACTGTAGATCACATTGTGGCGATTGTGAAGCGACCAAGCGTTAACTGCTCCAAGAAGTTCTCTAATCCTGGGCAGCTCAACTACCCAAGTTTCTCGGTTTTGTTTGGTGGCAAAAGGGTTGTGCGCTACACCAGGGAGGTAACCAACGTGGGTGCACCCAACTCGGTTTACAAGGTGGTAGTTAATGGAGCTCCTAGTGTTGGGATATCGGTTAAACCATCGAAGCTTTCGTTCCGAAGCGTGGGAGAGAAGAAGAGGTACACTGTCACGTTTGTAAGCAAAAAGGGAGTCAGTTTGACGAACAAGGCTGAGTTTGGATCCATCACTTGGAGCAATCCGCAACACCAAGTAAGAAGTCCCGTGGCATTCTCATGGAACCGGTTTTGATTACAAAACACACAAATCGAACATCCCTAGCgatgttttctgtttttaagtttaattaccGTTGGGGGAGATTTCAGTTCCTAAAATTGGCTGGGTTTCTGCTAAACAAAAACACATCCTGAGCCATAAGCAATGTGAATCGTTcatgttttgtttgatttggtttgagTGTATTGTGGGATgtgtagaagaaaaaaatgttgtcaaggAAAAGAACGTTGATgttataatttatgtactccGTATTATTGTTTTTCAGTTTAACTATTCTTATGTAATTGTCAACTGTCAAGCAACAAGAAAAGTAATGTTACACATCCATCCTTAGTGGAGACATGAGTGGAGAACATGCGCTCAATAAATGATCACATGAAGCCAACATGTGCAGTAACTGTAATGATGATGTATAAAAACTCTTCTAACGGTGGCAACTTAAATGATGACGGAAATGTTATATAGTACTTCATCTTTTTCACAATACATCATGTTTTGGCTTAAtacacaaaaattaagaaatttttttctttctaaaagtaattttaaaaatataatttaaaaatcattcaaccaattacaaaaatgactgtaaaatctaattggttgtacagttttcaataaagttaaaaataaaataaaaatatcaaaacatcatctattttgaaacaaaaacaatcttctaaaacatcatctattctGAAACGGatgaaataatataataaaattactatcAAAGTCAACCTTTTCATAATATtctctaatattttatttttatgagtaATTGTAATGAACAACTAAATCAAGAAGAACAAGTACTAAGTGATGTTTAAGATTTTtacacaaaaattaagaaaatacaaaactttatataatttacCTTGATCacataaaataacattaaataaaactaattcaaccaataaaaaaatgtaatattttatgatttgtcacatatttcaaattatattaaatttttatctagAATTGTGAGAACATCAcctattataaaacaaaataaaaattgttaaacaCAGCTTATATGATACGGAGAGAGTAAATGATACAACCACGTTACCAAAGGAGAGATTCTTCGGACTATTTAATCTTTTTTAGTTAGCTGTTTTGCTTCTTATGACTTCATCTTAGATAGGAAGTTTGAGAATCCATTGGTTATAGTAGAGGTTGTGATCAAGGAAGCTCTAAGTATGATGATTGCCTGCAACACAAAGAgagtcaaaacaaaaataagaaattacctttttttaataaagaagaGTAGAAAGATGTGCAACTACCTCATTTTTGCCAATGCTAATTACGTGCTCCTCAATATTACCAATGCTCAGTTGCAACTTGCTTAATAATGAAACGGTTGAAGATGAGTTCATAGGAGCGACAACCAGATCATCTGACACTATGAAGTTTGTTTCTCTCTTCGCGTGTCCAACACTAGCAGAAACTGGAGATACCTTGACAATTTTTAAACCGTCTCCAAAAACAGTCTTCTTAATCTTTTTACAGAGCTTGTTATCAATATAGCCATGACGAGAGAACAAGCATTAGTACTCCGGTTTTTCCTGgataacaacaacaagaagttgTGCGCGGAAGCTGTAGCAATGAGGAAGAACACATTTGGAAATTGTGGCTTCTTTTTGCTTCTCGAAGCTCAGCTCTTTAACGCTTCTGCGTAAATTCCCAACACATCCAAGGTTGGCATTGTCAATAGAGAGTTCCCACGCAAACTCAAGCGGGATGGCAAGAAAGCTGAAAAGAAAATCAACAAAATCTTCTCTACACTCAGCATAAAGAATCTCCCTGTCAAACTTTCTAATCAAAACTTTCAGGGTTAAACATTCATCTTCTCCAGCAACTCTAGTTTCTTGCACAAGTGGAGTCATcgttttatgttttcttgtcaTGACACAATGTTTCCTCAAAAATGTATCTTACGAAGTGAACAAACAACGTAGCAAAGTCATCACCTAGAAAGAAAATACCGGATTACCCATCAGAAGCAAAAAGTAAAAGcttgtaaaaataatttaaagtataaagtacatatttgtgaaattataaaatatttataattgcACGGAAGAAGTTATTATTGACATCAACCATACTATTTCAccttttaaatactaaaccctaaactttaatcactaaaccattactcaaatataaaccctaaatccaaatatcaaccctaaactcaaatagaTTGGAACAAGATAAATAACATAatacatattggtgaaattatgaaatgtttaTGATTGCATGGAAGAAGTTAATGATAACCCTGACCATGCCCCACCttctaaatattaaactcttaaCTCTAATTACTAAACCCAATCccaaatataaattctaaactcaaatgttaaaatctaaaaaaaatacataatattatgtaacgATCATAGTATAATTTTTACAAGTTCAAAACAAGTAATGATAGTGAGAagttaagaaaattacaaactatatttttaaaactatatttctaaacaaaatacTTATCTTTTTATTAACCGTCAAATAGAATAAAGCTTGCTAAAAAAGTATAGTAATAGAATATATCACacagtaaaatataaatacggATTGTTTTACATTCTATACATATAGAATAGAACACAATAACAAAAATTGTTCATCTTCTTCGATCAACTTTAGGTAATTCACAGAGACAAAAGAAAAGTACTGTAACAACGAAGCCGCGGCGAGAGACGAAACGTCGATGTGAAGGGAAATATGTTTGGGTTGCTCCTTCTCACTGCTTGGATCTGTAACGATGTCTTTTCTCAATCAATTTCAGAATTGGGGACAATGGTAGCGGTGGAGGATTTCAGAAGGAATAAACTTAGAGAAGGCCGACGACCCGACACTGGTGACGATGTAGAACAAAACGGTGGGCTCGAAGAGATGGAGCAAACCATCGACGGTAACCACGATTTACTTTTGGgagttaataattaaatttttttaatttttttaagcaGGTTGTACCGGTTGATGCAAATGATATTTACAgtaataatatgtatatatgacGGCGTGTATATGTCTGGTAGGTTAAATAGCTAATACGTGAATTATGCTTTTTTGTGTGGCTATATGGCCTAACTTCCCGTTATTATATACCGTTTATGAACAATTATTTAGTGGCTGAAAGAAAATAAGAGGTTCCTTACTAATTAAGGGAAGTAAGcttttttagaaaagaaaaaaagggatATGGTTAAGAGAGAATATAAGAAGATGAAAAAGAGGGTATTGACTTGCACACAAGAGTCCTCCTATTTTACAAGAAATCAATCTCCCACACGAATTGGCATGTTACTAAATTTCTCATATATTCCTtcatttactttttattaaCAAGTTATTTCAGATTTTAGGTTTTGGAGATTTTGACTCAAAAAACATTCTATGATTTATTATTCAGTTCCCCCCACGCGTCAAGTATTTACTGGATAATAATAAAAGTATTTGCTATTTCGACGAACTTACAGTAATATATACTCCAATAGTAAGAATATTTTGAGACTCAATACCAACAAAAAAGGTATTATGTTGAGACGTGGTGCTTAAAAGTCAAACCGTACGTTGCCAAACATTTGAAAAACTGACCAGTTATGgaccatttcttcttcttctttttttgctttctttaaAGTCAAGAAAGTGAATGAGAAAGGTAACCCATGCATGATATacgactatatatatatgatagaaAATCCAAAACTTTAGTTTGTTAGtaaaattaaaaaggaaaatgaaaGCTGTGGTGAGTAAATTGCATTTTTCTTCGACGGAGGAGGTGATGGTGGTGAGACGAAGGCCACACGTGGTTAACGGCGGTGGCTTCGTGGTCACAGATTGTAGAGAGAAGACTATTTTCAAGATTGACGGTTGTGGTGTTCTTGGCACCAGAGGAGAGTTAGTTCTTAGAGATGGTGATGGTGCTGATTTGCTTCTCATCCATAAAAaggtaacttttttttattattattatgccAAATTTGTGATGCTGAACTTTCAACTTTTTCCCATGAAATCTCGATTATAGACCAACCCAAATGATTAATTTTGTCTTTAAGTGAATTTAATGATTTAATAGGTTATAAGCTTTTGAAAGAAAGGTAATGTAGACTTATAGACAGTTATGCAAGACAGCAAGAGCTTAACAAACAACGActagtgaaaatatattttatgaagccgatgtgtgtgtgttttttttttttttttttgctaaattgtaaatgtCATTACTAGTAATGAATGTTCGGTTACAAAATGAATCTGAAACCACAGTCTGCTGAGACAGCCATTTGATTCTAAGGAGCcgcaaatttttttaaaaaaccccTAAGAACCTAGATTATTAAGTCCAAGCTTCTATCAATAAAAAGCTTGAAGTTAATATGACATAATAGAACAAGAGACAACAATATGAGACTCCTTGTCCGAAGCGCTTCTTACTATAACTGGAGCAATCCTGAAGAAGCAAGAGAAAAGCTTGAAGGAGAGTTCAGTCGAGCACTCACCGAAGTGGCTCCAATCAGCTTCAACGGAGGTGTCTGGCTCCCAGCCCAGAACACTACTGGAGGAGAACGTCAACCAAACAAACCCAAGCTTTCTCGACAGTAGATAAAAGTACCAACCCAAATCGATGCTGCTGACAATGGAAATTCGGGTTACTGGTCAAACGTAGGCGGTATAAATTGGCTCCCCAACCAGCCACGCGGATGTGTGTTTTCTCAGCCGTTAGTTATAGGTCTTACATACACATGGACTATTTCTATATTTTCCACGTACATAACGTCCCAATAGAAAAACAACTTTTTATATAGATAAAACTGATGTCGTTAAGAAACAAATTAATCTACTTTTTGTAGAATGTGATAGATTTAAGTCTATGAAAATGGagttcaaaataaataaaatagcaatATACTACATGAATTGCTTTAACATTGAACCCAAAAAT comes from the Brassica napus cultivar Da-Ae chromosome A7, Da-Ae, whole genome shotgun sequence genome and includes:
- the LOC106355003 gene encoding uncharacterized protein LOC106355003, yielding MTPLVQETRVAGEDECLTLKVLIRKFDREILYAECREDFVDFLFSFLAIPLEFAWELSIDNANLGCVGNLRRSVKELSFEKQKEATISKCVLPHCYSFRAQLLVVVSPVSASVGHAKRETNFIVSDDLVVAPMNSSSTVSLLSKLQLSIGNIEEHAIIILRASLITTSTITNGFSNFLSKMKS